Proteins from a single region of Melanotaenia boesemani isolate fMelBoe1 chromosome 3, fMelBoe1.pri, whole genome shotgun sequence:
- the LOC121636542 gene encoding dynein heavy chain 12, axonemal-like isoform X1 — MEFDQLGLEDEGDEEDVATQYMIEQSLLESSKQRGTHRDIRRSVQQNSLSSELKSADISDIFSAIRQGNEKHLKDLCVSQKDKFSQTDSRGWTPLHEAAAQTNHTILELTYKASGPGSVDCCTSRGQTPLFLAVERGLMENTSFLLNQGAQPDCQDLDHDSPLFVAIRSDCTDMVTLLLQRGSGVNQEGCHGRRPLHEASQLGKVRLVTLLLEAGARPDPRSNYGLTPLALAAQGGHLEVVEILLRKGADVFSQAQDEASIMYEACASGNPAVISLLLEHGADANISTHTGYMPIHRVAHRGHLQALKMLLPVTSRADVQDSGMSPLHLAAAGGHSNCIKLLLDAGYDPNYMLQRWLSRSYDDERRSALFFAVTNNDMTSVKLLLEAGAMTNQDPVKCLQVALRLGNYELMNMLLRYGANVNYYSKINTTHFPSALQYALKDEVVLRMLCNYGYDVERCFECPYGNGSHIPQDYEGWTCSVIKDTMFCEVITVPWLRHLSGHVIRILLDYVDHVTLCSKLKAALMEQKQWSDICRVLENTRCLQHLCRLRIRQCLGRLRLRSPIFMSFVPMPQRLKDYILYREYDLLGSKPG, encoded by the exons ATGGAGTTTGATCAGCTGGGGCTGGAGGATGAgggtgatgaagaggatgtagCAACTCAGTACATGATTGAACAAAGCCTGCTAGAGAGCAGCAAACAGAGGGGAACTCACAGAGACATCAGGAGGTCAGTCCAACAGAACAGTTTaag CTCTGAACTCAAGTCTGCAGATATCAGTGATATCTTCTCTGCTATAAGACAAG GTAATGAGAAGCATTTGAAGGATTTGTGTGTCAGCCAAAAAGACAAGTTTTCGCAGACAGACAGCAGAGGTTGGACACCTTTACACGAAGCCGCAGCTCAAACCAACCACACCATCCTGGAGCTCACATACAAAG CCTCAGGCCCAGGCTCTGTGGATTGTTGCACATCTCGTGGTCAAACACCACTCTTCCTAGCAGTAGAACGAGGTCTGATGGAAAACACATCCTTCCTCCTCAACCAAGGGGCTCAGCCAGACTGCCAGGATCTTGACCACGACTCCCCACTGTTTGTAG CTATCCGTTCTGACTGCACTGATATGGTGACCCTGCTACTCCAGCGGGGCTCCGGGGTGAACCAGGAGGGATGCCACGGCCGCCGACCCCTCCACGAGGCCTCACAGCTGGGTAAAGTAAGACTGGTTACTCTGCTGCTGGAGGCTGGAGCTAGGCCAGATCCCCGCAGCAACTACGGCCTCACGCCACTGGCACTAGCTGCTCAGGGAGGACACCTGGAGGTAGTGGAGATTCTCCTGAGGAAAG GAGCTGATGTCTTTTCTCAGGCACAGGACGAGGCCTCCATCATGTATGAAGCATGTGCATCTGGGAATCCAGCCGTCATCAGCCTGCTCCTGGAACACGGTGCTGATGCAAAtatttccacacacacaggaTACATGCCCATCCACCGAGTCGCACACAGAGGACACCTTCA AGCTCTGAAGATGCTGCTTCCTGTCACGTCCAGGGCTGATGTACAAGACAGTGGGATGAGTCCTCTTCATTTGGCTGCTGCAGGAGGACACTCTAACTGCATCAAG CTCTTGCTGGATGCTGGATATGACCCCAACTACATGCTCCAACGCTGGCTTAGCCGTAGCTATGACGACGAGAGAAGGTCTGCTCTCTTCTTTGCTGTCACCAACAATGACATGACATCAGTAAAACTGCTGCTTGAGGCTGGGGCCATGACCAACCAAGACCCGGTCAAATGTCTGCAG GTTGCACTGCGTCTGGGCAACTATGAGCTGATGAACATGTTGCTGCGTTATGGCGCTAATGTCAACTACTACAGcaaaataaacaccacacattTCCCCTCAGCGCTGCAGTACGCTCTCAAAGACGAG GTGGTTCTTAGGATGTTGTGTAACTATGGTTATGATGTGGAGCGCTGCTTTGAGTGTCCCTATGGCAACGGCTCCCACATCCCTCAGGACTATGAGGGGTGGACCTGCTCTGTGATTAAAGATACTATG TTCTGCGAGGTAATCACTGTCCCCTGGCTGAGGCACCTTTCAGGTCATGTGATTCGCATCCTGCTGGATTATGTGGATCATGTGACCCTTTGCTCCAAACTTAAGGCGGCACTGATGGAGCAGAAGCAGTGGTCAGATATCTGCAGAGTGTTag AAAACACCCGCTGTCTGCAGCATCTCTGTCGTCTGCGGATCCGCCAGTGTCTTGGACGCCTTCGTCTTCGGTCACCTATTTTCATGAGCTTTGTGCCAATGCCACAGCGGCTGAAGGATTACATCCTGTACCGGGAGTATGACCTGCTGGGCAGCAAGCCAGGCTGA
- the LOC121636542 gene encoding ankyrin repeat and SOCS box protein 14-like isoform X3, producing MEFDQLGLEDEGDEEDVATQYMIEQSLLESSKQRGTHRDIRRSVQQNSLSSELKSADISDIFSAIRQGNEKHLKDLCVSQKDKFSQTDSRGWTPLHEAAAQTNHTILELTYKASGPGSVDCCTSRGQTPLFLAVERGLMENTSFLLNQGAQPDCQDLDHDSPLFVAIRSDCTDMVTLLLQRGSGVNQEGCHGRRPLHEASQLGKVRLVTLLLEAGARPDPRSNYGLTPLALAAQGGHLEVVEILLRKGADVFSQAQDEASIMYEACASGNPAVISLLLEHGADANISTHTGYMPIHRVAHRGHLQALKMLLPVTSRADVQDSGMSPLHLAAAGGHSNCIKLLLDAGYDPNYMLQRWLSRSYDDERRSALFFAVTNNDMTSVKLLLEAGAMTNQDPVKCLQVALRLGNYELMNMLLRYGANVNYYSKINTTHFPSALQYALKDEVVLRMLCNYGYDVERCFECPYGNGSHIPQDYEGWTCSVIKDTMCSSAR from the exons ATGGAGTTTGATCAGCTGGGGCTGGAGGATGAgggtgatgaagaggatgtagCAACTCAGTACATGATTGAACAAAGCCTGCTAGAGAGCAGCAAACAGAGGGGAACTCACAGAGACATCAGGAGGTCAGTCCAACAGAACAGTTTaag CTCTGAACTCAAGTCTGCAGATATCAGTGATATCTTCTCTGCTATAAGACAAG GTAATGAGAAGCATTTGAAGGATTTGTGTGTCAGCCAAAAAGACAAGTTTTCGCAGACAGACAGCAGAGGTTGGACACCTTTACACGAAGCCGCAGCTCAAACCAACCACACCATCCTGGAGCTCACATACAAAG CCTCAGGCCCAGGCTCTGTGGATTGTTGCACATCTCGTGGTCAAACACCACTCTTCCTAGCAGTAGAACGAGGTCTGATGGAAAACACATCCTTCCTCCTCAACCAAGGGGCTCAGCCAGACTGCCAGGATCTTGACCACGACTCCCCACTGTTTGTAG CTATCCGTTCTGACTGCACTGATATGGTGACCCTGCTACTCCAGCGGGGCTCCGGGGTGAACCAGGAGGGATGCCACGGCCGCCGACCCCTCCACGAGGCCTCACAGCTGGGTAAAGTAAGACTGGTTACTCTGCTGCTGGAGGCTGGAGCTAGGCCAGATCCCCGCAGCAACTACGGCCTCACGCCACTGGCACTAGCTGCTCAGGGAGGACACCTGGAGGTAGTGGAGATTCTCCTGAGGAAAG GAGCTGATGTCTTTTCTCAGGCACAGGACGAGGCCTCCATCATGTATGAAGCATGTGCATCTGGGAATCCAGCCGTCATCAGCCTGCTCCTGGAACACGGTGCTGATGCAAAtatttccacacacacaggaTACATGCCCATCCACCGAGTCGCACACAGAGGACACCTTCA AGCTCTGAAGATGCTGCTTCCTGTCACGTCCAGGGCTGATGTACAAGACAGTGGGATGAGTCCTCTTCATTTGGCTGCTGCAGGAGGACACTCTAACTGCATCAAG CTCTTGCTGGATGCTGGATATGACCCCAACTACATGCTCCAACGCTGGCTTAGCCGTAGCTATGACGACGAGAGAAGGTCTGCTCTCTTCTTTGCTGTCACCAACAATGACATGACATCAGTAAAACTGCTGCTTGAGGCTGGGGCCATGACCAACCAAGACCCGGTCAAATGTCTGCAG GTTGCACTGCGTCTGGGCAACTATGAGCTGATGAACATGTTGCTGCGTTATGGCGCTAATGTCAACTACTACAGcaaaataaacaccacacattTCCCCTCAGCGCTGCAGTACGCTCTCAAAGACGAG GTGGTTCTTAGGATGTTGTGTAACTATGGTTATGATGTGGAGCGCTGCTTTGAGTGTCCCTATGGCAACGGCTCCCACATCCCTCAGGACTATGAGGGGTGGACCTGCTCTGTGATTAAAGATACTATG TGCAGTTCTGCGAGGTAA
- the LOC121636542 gene encoding dynein heavy chain 12, axonemal-like isoform X2 — protein sequence MEFDQLGLEDEGDEEDVATQYMIEQSLLESSKQRGTHRDIRSSELKSADISDIFSAIRQGNEKHLKDLCVSQKDKFSQTDSRGWTPLHEAAAQTNHTILELTYKASGPGSVDCCTSRGQTPLFLAVERGLMENTSFLLNQGAQPDCQDLDHDSPLFVAIRSDCTDMVTLLLQRGSGVNQEGCHGRRPLHEASQLGKVRLVTLLLEAGARPDPRSNYGLTPLALAAQGGHLEVVEILLRKGADVFSQAQDEASIMYEACASGNPAVISLLLEHGADANISTHTGYMPIHRVAHRGHLQALKMLLPVTSRADVQDSGMSPLHLAAAGGHSNCIKLLLDAGYDPNYMLQRWLSRSYDDERRSALFFAVTNNDMTSVKLLLEAGAMTNQDPVKCLQVALRLGNYELMNMLLRYGANVNYYSKINTTHFPSALQYALKDEVVLRMLCNYGYDVERCFECPYGNGSHIPQDYEGWTCSVIKDTMFCEVITVPWLRHLSGHVIRILLDYVDHVTLCSKLKAALMEQKQWSDICRVLENTRCLQHLCRLRIRQCLGRLRLRSPIFMSFVPMPQRLKDYILYREYDLLGSKPG from the exons ATGGAGTTTGATCAGCTGGGGCTGGAGGATGAgggtgatgaagaggatgtagCAACTCAGTACATGATTGAACAAAGCCTGCTAGAGAGCAGCAAACAGAGGGGAACTCACAGAGACATCAGGAG CTCTGAACTCAAGTCTGCAGATATCAGTGATATCTTCTCTGCTATAAGACAAG GTAATGAGAAGCATTTGAAGGATTTGTGTGTCAGCCAAAAAGACAAGTTTTCGCAGACAGACAGCAGAGGTTGGACACCTTTACACGAAGCCGCAGCTCAAACCAACCACACCATCCTGGAGCTCACATACAAAG CCTCAGGCCCAGGCTCTGTGGATTGTTGCACATCTCGTGGTCAAACACCACTCTTCCTAGCAGTAGAACGAGGTCTGATGGAAAACACATCCTTCCTCCTCAACCAAGGGGCTCAGCCAGACTGCCAGGATCTTGACCACGACTCCCCACTGTTTGTAG CTATCCGTTCTGACTGCACTGATATGGTGACCCTGCTACTCCAGCGGGGCTCCGGGGTGAACCAGGAGGGATGCCACGGCCGCCGACCCCTCCACGAGGCCTCACAGCTGGGTAAAGTAAGACTGGTTACTCTGCTGCTGGAGGCTGGAGCTAGGCCAGATCCCCGCAGCAACTACGGCCTCACGCCACTGGCACTAGCTGCTCAGGGAGGACACCTGGAGGTAGTGGAGATTCTCCTGAGGAAAG GAGCTGATGTCTTTTCTCAGGCACAGGACGAGGCCTCCATCATGTATGAAGCATGTGCATCTGGGAATCCAGCCGTCATCAGCCTGCTCCTGGAACACGGTGCTGATGCAAAtatttccacacacacaggaTACATGCCCATCCACCGAGTCGCACACAGAGGACACCTTCA AGCTCTGAAGATGCTGCTTCCTGTCACGTCCAGGGCTGATGTACAAGACAGTGGGATGAGTCCTCTTCATTTGGCTGCTGCAGGAGGACACTCTAACTGCATCAAG CTCTTGCTGGATGCTGGATATGACCCCAACTACATGCTCCAACGCTGGCTTAGCCGTAGCTATGACGACGAGAGAAGGTCTGCTCTCTTCTTTGCTGTCACCAACAATGACATGACATCAGTAAAACTGCTGCTTGAGGCTGGGGCCATGACCAACCAAGACCCGGTCAAATGTCTGCAG GTTGCACTGCGTCTGGGCAACTATGAGCTGATGAACATGTTGCTGCGTTATGGCGCTAATGTCAACTACTACAGcaaaataaacaccacacattTCCCCTCAGCGCTGCAGTACGCTCTCAAAGACGAG GTGGTTCTTAGGATGTTGTGTAACTATGGTTATGATGTGGAGCGCTGCTTTGAGTGTCCCTATGGCAACGGCTCCCACATCCCTCAGGACTATGAGGGGTGGACCTGCTCTGTGATTAAAGATACTATG TTCTGCGAGGTAATCACTGTCCCCTGGCTGAGGCACCTTTCAGGTCATGTGATTCGCATCCTGCTGGATTATGTGGATCATGTGACCCTTTGCTCCAAACTTAAGGCGGCACTGATGGAGCAGAAGCAGTGGTCAGATATCTGCAGAGTGTTag AAAACACCCGCTGTCTGCAGCATCTCTGTCGTCTGCGGATCCGCCAGTGTCTTGGACGCCTTCGTCTTCGGTCACCTATTTTCATGAGCTTTGTGCCAATGCCACAGCGGCTGAAGGATTACATCCTGTACCGGGAGTATGACCTGCTGGGCAGCAAGCCAGGCTGA
- the ip6k1 gene encoding inositol hexakisphosphate kinase 1, protein MCLPHTNNMDSKLQGVGPGGGASLRSRGGGVPLEPFIHQVGGHTSMMRYDDHTVCKPLISREQRFYESLPPEMKEFTPEYKGVVLVCFEGDSDGYINLVAYPYVESNMEGGTAEHEERDPPEREQPRRKHSRRSIHRSSSSSEHKEERSDKRETHDTDTSDNLGELKSPRLDPKIHSDVPFQMLDWNSGLTSEKISHNPWSLRCHKQQLSRMRSESKERKLFKFLLLENVVHHFSYPCILDLKMGTRQHGDDASEEKAARQMKKCEQSTSATLGVRVCGMQVYQLNTGHYLCRNKYYGRGLSIEGFRQALYQYLHNGKGLRQDLFEPILNKLRSLKAVLERQASYRFYSSSLLIIYEGMEPEGPSVLHSGQHATWQQKIPGAPVESSCVPGPNAPPPPDVPCETDMSQNPDPGSLSSQAPGHMAPPSPSPHPSTQAPLTKSDCHSFVPRPPSPHAHPDSSPVPSLISPPAPLGKQPPPVDVRMIDFAHSTFKGFRGDTAVHDGPDRGYVFGLESLVKILESLRDDNLP, encoded by the exons ATGTGCCTCCCTCACACCAACAACATGGACAGCAAGTTACAGGGGGTGGGGCCAGGGGGAGGGGCTTCACTTCGATCACGGGGAGGAGGCGTTCCTCTGGAACCATTCATACATCAG GTGGGGGGCCACACCAGTATGATGCGGTATGATGACCACACAGTGTGTAAGCCTCTGATCAGCAGAGAGCAGCGCTTCTATGAGTCTCTGCCTCCCGAGATGAAGGAGTTCACTCCAGAGTATAAAG GTGTTGTGCTGGTGTGTTTTGAAGGCGACTCTGATGGCTACATCAACCTGGTGGCGTACCCCTACGTGGAGAGCAACATGGAGGGAGGAACCGCAGAGCACGAGGAGCGGGACCCCCCAGAGAGGGAACAGCCGAGGAGGAAACACTCCCGCCGTAGCATTCatcgctcctcctcttcctctgaacACAAGGAGGAGCGGTCGGACAAGAGGGAGACACATGACACTGACACCTCTGACAA TCTTGGAGAACTGAAGAGTCCTAGGCTCGACCCAAAGATCCACTCGGACGTTCCCTTCCAGATGCTGGACTGGAACAGTGGTCTGACTTCAGAGAAGATCAGCCACAATCCCTGGAGCCTCCGCTGCCACAAACAGCAGCTTAGCCGCATGAGGTCCGAATCCAAGGAGCGCAAACTCTTCA AATTCCTCTTGTTGGAGAACGTTGTTCACCACTTCTCATACCCCTGCATCCTGGACCTGAAGATGGGTACCAGGCAGCACGGAGATGACGCCTCTGAGGAGAAGGCAGCCAGACAAATGAAGAAATGTGAACAGAGCACTTCAGCAACCCTGGGAGTCAGAGTGTGTGGCATGCAG gTGTACCAGCTAAATACCGGGCACTACCTCTGCAGGAACAAGTACTATGGCCGTGGCCTGTCGATAGAAGGCTTTCGCCAGGCCCTCTACCAGTACCTGCACAACGGAAAGGGCCTGAGGCAGGACCTCTTTGAGCCAATTCTGAATAAGCTTCGCAGCCTGAAGGCAGTGCTAGAGAGGCAGGCATCTTATCGCTTCTACTCATCCTCACTGCTCATCATCTATGAGGGAATG GAACCTGAGGGCCCTTCAGTCCTTCACTCTGGACAGCATGCAACCTGGCAGCAGAAGATTCCTGGAGCCCCTGTGGAGTCCAGTTGTGTTCCAGGACCCAATGCCCCGCCTCCCCCAGATGTTCCCTGTGAAACAGACATGAGCCAGAACCCAGACCCAGGATCACTGTCATCTCAGGCACCTGGACATATGGCCCCACCCTCGCCCTCCCCTCACCCTTCCACACAAGCCCCGCTCACCAAATCAGACTGtcactcctttgtcccccgccCCCCCTCGCCTCACGCACATCCAGACTCCTCCCCAGTTCCCAGTTTAATTTCCCCTCCTGCTCCGTTGGGGAAACAGCCCCCCCCTGTGGATGTTCGTATGATCGACTTCGCCCACTCCACCTTTAAGGGTTTCCGTGGCGACACAGCAGTGCATGATGGGCCGGATCGGGGCTACGTATTCGGACTGGAAAGTCTGGTCAAGATACTAGAAAGCCTTCGAGACGACAACCTGCCATAG